The sequence CAGCACGTACCCGGCCGTACGACGCGCACGCTGCAGCGCGAGGCTGCGTGGATGGAGGTTCTGCGCGCGGCCCTTGGGTACGACGCGCGACGGATCGCGCAGGTCCGCAAGCATCTCGGCCGCGCTCGCATAGCGGTCACGCGGAGAGCGCTCGATCGCGTGAAGGATGATCTCCTCTAGATGCGGATCGAGATCAGGCTTGAATGCGGTTGGCGGCTGCGGATCTTCCGAGGCCTTCGCGCGCATCACGTTGTAAACGTTGGGCCCCGAGTGCGGCAGGTGCCCGGTCAGCATCTCGTACAGAATCACGCCCAGCGAATAGATGTCGGTGCGAACGTCGCCGCGCCGGCCGCTGACCTGTTCGGGCGCCATGTAGTCGGGCGTGCCGATGGTCGATGACAGGCCGGACCACGTCAGCCGCCGCGCCGATTCGTCGAGTGCGATTCCGAAATCCATGATCTTGGTCCGGCCTGCGGCCGTCACCAGGACGTTTTCCGGCTTCAGATCGCGATGCACCACGCCTTCACCGTGCATGTATACAAGCGTCTCCGCCAACTGCCGCGCGAGATCGAGCGCCTTTTCCACCGACAGCCCGCCGGGCTCGTGCATCATCGCGCGCAGCGAGGGACCCTCGATGTACTCCATCGCGATATACATGCGGCTTTTGCGCCTGGGTGCGAGGACCTTGATGATGCCGGGATGATCGAGGCGGCGTCCGACTTCTTCTTCGCGTTGAAAGCGGCCGTAGAAGACCACGTCGCTCTCGAACTGGATGTAGGGGACTTTGATCGCGACGGTCGCGCCGTCGACTTGATCGATAGCTTTGAAGATCGACGCCATCCCGCTGCGCGCGATCACCTCGATCAATTTGTACTGATCGAGGTTTTCACCAACGCCGACCTCGCGCATTTTTCAGACCGTCTTGAGAAAAAGCCGGTCAGCGGACGTTAACATCCCCCGCGCAGGCAATGGAAGGGGATGCGGCGCCAAACACTTCATCGTCTGAACCATCCTCGCAATCGATCGCGCCATCCGCCGATGGTCACCGTATGCCCGGTCGGCGACGTCATTCTGAAGACGGCGCAGGTCACATTGTCAGCGGTGCCGCGCTTATTGGCCGTGTCGATCAAGTTGCGGCATCCCGTCTCGGCGTCAACGCCGCGCGTCAGTGATTCCAGTTCCTTGTCATCCAGTACATTGTAAAGTCCGTCGCTGCACAGCAGCAGCCGATCGCGCTCCAGCAGCGGCATCGCGATCCGATCGATCGACACGATTAACTCGTGTCCAAGGCTGCGCAGAAGCATCCCGCGCTCCGGATGATCCTTGGCCCGCGCCGCCGACATCATACCCATCCTGACCCGGTCGGCGACCATCGTGTGGTCTTTTGTGATTTGCGAGATCTGGCTCTGACGGATCAGATGGAGCCGGCAATCTCCGACATGTACCGCCGACAGCATCCCCTTCTCCACCGCGACCGCCGTCATTGTGGTCGCCATCCGGCCCAGTTCCGGCACGGTCAGCGCCTTGTCGTGAATCTCGATGTTGGCCCGCGTAATCGCGCGATGGAGCCGCTTGGCGGCGCCCCACGCCGGCGGGCTCTCGCGGTAAGCTTCAAGAGTTATGTCGATCGCCATCCGGCTCGCGATTTCACCGCCTTCGTAGCCGCCGACGCCGTCGGCAATCGCGAACACCACGCTGTCGGGACTCTCGATGAAATGCCCGCACGAGTCTTCATTGTCGGGGCGGTCCGTACCTACGTCGGACAACAGCGCCAACTCGAAAGCCTGCTCTGCCGAAGGAGGAGCGGAGAGCGACGAATCCATTTGGATTGAGCTACCCGGCTGACGCTGGCGAGTAAAGCTGGTTGAACGGCCAAGGGGCGAGCCGCGACCACTC is a genomic window of Candidatus Binatus sp. containing:
- a CDS encoding serine/threonine-protein kinase, whose protein sequence is MREVGVGENLDQYKLIEVIARSGMASIFKAIDQVDGATVAIKVPYIQFESDVVFYGRFQREEEVGRRLDHPGIIKVLAPRRKSRMYIAMEYIEGPSLRAMMHEPGGLSVEKALDLARQLAETLVYMHGEGVVHRDLKPENVLVTAAGRTKIMDFGIALDESARRLTWSGLSSTIGTPDYMAPEQVSGRRGDVRTDIYSLGVILYEMLTGHLPHSGPNVYNVMRAKASEDPQPPTAFKPDLDPHLEEIILHAIERSPRDRYASAAEMLADLRDPSRVVPKGRAQNLHPRSLALQRARRTAGYVLFFTSLIGIFVFLIWLANRYPASPTPPRRSYRGQVR
- a CDS encoding PP2C family protein-serine/threonine phosphatase, which produces MDSSLSAPPSAEQAFELALLSDVGTDRPDNEDSCGHFIESPDSVVFAIADGVGGYEGGEIASRMAIDITLEAYRESPPAWGAAKRLHRAITRANIEIHDKALTVPELGRMATTMTAVAVEKGMLSAVHVGDCRLHLIRQSQISQITKDHTMVADRVRMGMMSAARAKDHPERGMLLRSLGHELIVSIDRIAMPLLERDRLLLCSDGLYNVLDDKELESLTRGVDAETGCRNLIDTANKRGTADNVTCAVFRMTSPTGHTVTIGGWRDRLRGWFRR